In Aspergillus flavus chromosome 3, complete sequence, one genomic interval encodes:
- a CDS encoding uncharacterized protein (expressed protein), translating into MASNLMFRMLQVPLFAFLLSLCLVFPTAHGWRNITDITNAYQGIYWWTALVECPAERFDILVESTRMMLELTKRTTKPMDTPGWQRFFAADPLGVEGWASEKHKAHYLQVHSKPSPPVGEDNRYGDHQVRYRCASERTPLLKELLVSGRIIENTNAGVEMFFCDGFFRHKYLNDITNGEKKRVESLPDLVSYEHLLAHEWTHVDLLGSSIQFMDLERAFGAQWASVLAWYGPSLPRINVKYNADNYAWFWTNNWFNEKWDWKDNGFDPKYAPENTTNALGGPENISGPGLGIMNPEKNQTTEQKNCHAAANDPREVFCDYLGEPYSDWLKDREKPFTSEGGCELTKQCWSSFGDYAIDPGCVCKCDGEKTPLSDPKCAGFRGGPPGSHSHA; encoded by the exons ATGGCGAGCAACCTCATGTTCAGAATGCTACAAGTCCCTCTTTTTGCGTTTCTTCTATCCTTGTGTCTGGTATTCCCCACGGCACATGGTTGGAGAAACATAACCGACATTACAAATGCATATCAAGGCATCTACTGGTGGACTGCCCTCGTGGAATGTCCAGCGGAGCGCTTTGATATACTGGTTGAGTCTACTCGGATGATGTTAGAATTGACCAAGAGGACTACCAAACCCATGGACACGCCGGGATGGCAGCGTTTCTTCGCTGCTGATCCACTGGGAGTGGAGGGGTGGGCT TCCGAAAAGCATAAGGCTCACTACCTCCAAGTTCATAGTAAGCCGTCGCCACCA GTCGGCGAAGATAATAGGTATGGAGACCATCAAGTTAGATATCGCTGCGCCTCTGAGC GTACACCTTTACTAAAAGAACTACTCGTA TCCGGAAGAATAATTGAAAATACCAATGCAGGAGTTGAGATGTTCTTCTGTGATGGATTTTTTCGCCACAAGTACCTGAATGACATAACAAATGGCGAGAAGAAACGTGTCGAAAGCTTACCTGACCTGGTTAGCTACGAGCACTTGCTGGCTCATGAATGGACTCAcgttgatcttcttgggTCTTCAATCCAGT TCATGGACCTAGAG AGAGCCTTTGGTGCTCAGTGGGCAAGCGTCCTTGCATGGTACGGGCCGAGTCTTCCGCGCATAAACGTCAAGTATAATG CGGATAACTACGCCTGGTTCTGGACCAACAACTGGTTCAACGAAAAATGGGATTGGAAAGATAACGGGTTTGATCCCAAATATGCCCCCGAGAACACGACGAACGCCCTTGGTGGCCCCGAGAACATCTCTGGTCCTGGGCTTGGAATCATGAATCCGGAGAAGAATCAAACCACTGAACAGAAAAATTGTCATGCCGCCGCTAATGATCCCCGCGAGGTGTTCTGTGACTATCTTGGAGAGCCCTATAGCGACTGGCTCAAGGATCGCGAGAAGCCCTTCACTTCCGAGGGTGGTTGTGAGCTGAC GAAGCAATGCTGGAGCTCCTTTGGTGATTATGCGATCGATCCAGGTTGCGTCTGTAAATGTGACGGTGAAAAAACTCCGCTGTCTGATCCTAAGTGTGCTGGGTTCAGAGGAGGTCCTCCTGGAAGTCATTCGCATGCTTAG
- a CDS encoding OPT oligopeptide transporter protein-domain-containing protein, whose product MSGYARPTGSQPIEMMDMREVHRSGENETRQRASSISTDEDEEENDALLTDPFEPFGDVEPATGNILTFRALIVGCLCGTLVNASNLYLGLKAGWTDSANIFGSIIGFAILQPLTSYLTSLGYQSQHFGPQENNIVQTAATAAGGLSNVFVSAIPALYQLGLLTTPSKDFARLVAITAAGGYFGLLSAAPLRKFFIFQVARELRLIFPSSAATAITIRGMHLAASGAYEARQKMRTLAYSFIFAMLLRVVSQYAIGILWDWHIFTWIASTGFMADTAMAIESWGWFIEWTPAFIGSGMLVGMNVAASFVLGSILAWGVIGPYLVSHGLAFGKEAASADGLVSYFSLSAEYADAQHPSPRYWLLWPGVVCMIAAAFTELFCQWRVIWIAARGFWQALKTRRQKEYTYTTIGGEKNLANEDDIRLWMWLPGLVVIIVVTCFITSVQFEMSVAETLLALTLAFLLSLLAIHASGATDTVPLSSLSKVSQVVLGGTTQGSASIASAQRLNLLGGALTNIGANQACDLMGDFRVGFLLGTSPRPQYAAQMIGTLVAALVAPTMFLIFASAYPCILSAEDTAGDGGDYQCEFPAPSVAAWRAIVLAVTKPESPIPRSSWVFSIAMAVLASVMVLVKNLFNSTWNRIQPYYPNMMIMAMAFTLPSTQYGTAMFIGAVIASVWKRKWPDGFEKYAYAVAAGAMAGEGIGGVINAILSGIGLDGGNFGTTVGTP is encoded by the exons ATGTCGGGCTATGCGCGCCCGACCGGAAGTCAGCCAATTGAAATGATGGATATGCGAGAAGTTCATCGGTCTGGGGAGAATGAGACCAGACAAAGAGCAAGCTCGATATCcactgatgaagatgaggaagaaaatgatgcaTTGCTAACAGACCCGTTTGAACCATTCGGTGACGTCGAGCCAGCAACAGGGAACATCCTCACCTTTCGTGCCCTGATTGTGGGCTGTCTATGTGGAACGCTTGTGAACGCCTCCAATCTGTACCTTGGGCTCAAGGCTGGTTGGACTGACTCTGCCAATATTTTCGGG TCTATCATTGGCTTTGCCATTCTGCAGCCATTGACGTCGTATTTGACTTCTTTGGGATACCAGAGCCAGCATTTTGGACCTCAGGAGAATAATATCGTCCAAACTGCGGCTACCGCTGCTGGGGGATTGTCCAATGTCTTTGTCTCCGCTATACCTGCATTGTACCAACTGGGGTTACTCACCACCCCCAGTAAGGACTTTGCACGTTTAGTAGCTATTACTGCAGCTGGAGGATACTTTGGTCTGCTCTCCGCGGCTCCCT TGCGGAAGTTTTTCATCTTTCAAGTAGCAAGAGAACTCCGGCTTATCTTTCCTTCGTCGGCGGCAACAGCTATCACCATCCGAGGCATGCATCTTGCAGCCAGTGGTGCATACGAAGCTCGGCAGAAAATGCGAACTCTGGCGTACAGTTTCATCTTCGCTATGCTGCTGCGCGTAGTGTCCCAATATGCCATTGGTATCTTATGG GATTGGCATATTTTCACTTGGATCGCGTCAACTGGCTTTATGGCAGACACAGCCATGGCGATAGAAAGCTGGGGCTGGTTCATTGAATGGACGCCAGCCTTTATCGGGTCTGGAATGCTGGTTGGTATGAATGTAGCTGCGTCCTTCGTTCTTGGATCAATCCTTGCGTG GGGAGTCATAGGACCCTACTTGGTATCTCACGGATTGGCGTTCGGAAAAGAGGCAGCCTCAGCTGACGGGCTCGTCTCCTACTTCTCCTTGTCAGCTGAGTATGCAGATGCCCAACATCCCAGCCCTCGGTACTGGCTCCTGTGGCCAGGAGTCGTGTGCATGATAGCGGCGGCGTTCACCG AATTATTCTGCCAATGGCGGGTTATCTGGATAGCCGCCCGCGGCTTTTGGCAAGCACTCAAGACACGACGGCAGAAGGAATACACTTATACGACCATTGGTGGGGAGAAAAATCTTGCCAATGAGGACGACATCCGATTGTGGATGTGGCTACCCGGGCTAGTAGTGATAATAGTCGTTACTTGCTTCATCACGAGCGTGCAATTTGAAATGTCTGTCGCAGAAACATTACTTGCACTCACTCTGGCGTTTCTTCTCTCACTACTCGCGATTCACGCTTCTGGAGCGACCG ACACTGTGCCACTCTCATCTCTCTCTAAAGTGTCCCAAGTTGTCCTCGGAGGGACTACGCAAGGGTCCGCGAGCATCGCAAGTGCGCAGCGTTTAAATCTACTTGGCGGAGCTCTTACCAATATCGGGGCGAATCAGGCATGCG ATCTTATGGGCGATTTCCGCGTGGGCTTTCTTCTAGGCACATCACCACGTCCTCAATATGCTGCCCAGATGATAGGGACATTAGTCGCTGCCCTTGTGGCCCCTACAATGTTTCTTATCTTCGCTTCTGCGTACCCCTGCATTCTGTCAGCTGAAGACACTGCTGGAGATGGCGGAGACTACCAGTGCGAATTCCCAGCACCCAGCGTCGCCGCCTGGCGCGCTATCGTCCTCGCCGTGACAAAGCCCGAATCACCGATACCGCGAAGCAGCTGGGTGTTTTCCATAGCCATGGCGGTATTGGCCAGTGTGATGGTACTGGTCAAGAATCTCTTTAACAGCACATGGAACCGAATTCAGCCATATTACCCCAATATGATGATTATGGCGATGGCGTTTACTCTGCCGTCAACGCAGTACGGAACGGCAATGTTTATTGGAGCCGTGATTGCCTCCGTATGGAAACGGAAGTGGCCTGATGGGTTTGAAAAATATGCCTATGCTGTGGCAGCTGGCGCCATGGCTGGAGAAGGCATTGGAGGGGTCATCAATGCTATCCTATCCGGTATCGGGCTGGACGGCGGAAACTTTGGTACCACCGTTGGTACTCCATGA
- a CDS encoding flavonol reductase, with amino-acid sequence MALTLITGATGFIGSQVALRVLQAGYRARLAIRREEQADKLRRIFADYEKQLEFVVVPDITASGCFDEALQGVEYVLHLASPLPKPGSGDLVTPARRGTVAILESAAKVPSIKKVVVTGSVLSLVSLGELKDGLVVREDNEINYTLPPDSTIPTLPPMAQYHASKLAAHKVTLDFHSTNSPTFDIITLHPVFVYGRSLVQETADQLSGSCGGLFQSLFSETPSFPQFNGVHVDDVADAHVKVLDDGVKGFRSYLLAAETRSWGDVRRFLEGRYPGVGFGLKGGGDGVGYRVDAGRAERELGIVFRGLESMVGDVVDQQFELRGGI; translated from the exons ATGGCCCTAACCCTCATCACCGGCGCGACAGGCTTTATCGGCTCCCAGGTCGCCCTGCGCGTTCTGCAAGCGGGCTACCGCGCTCGTCTCGCCATCCGTCGCGAGGAACAGGCTGACAAGCTGCGTCGTATCTTTGCCGACTATGAGAAGCAATTGGAGTTTGTGGTTGTACCGGATATCACCGCCTCTGGATGCTTTGATGAGGCATTGCAGGGTGTGGAATATGTTTTGCATCTGGCGTCTCCATTGCCCAAGCCTGGTAGTGGTGATCTGGTTACTCCTGCTAGGCGAGGAACGGTGGCTATCTTGGAGTCTGCGGCGAAGGTACCGAGTATTAAGAAGGTGGTTGTTACAGGATCTGTACTATCGCTAGTTTCATTGGGAGAGCTTAAGGATGGACTGGTCGTTAGAG AGGACAACGAAATAAACTATACCCTCCCCCCAGATTCGACAATTCCAACCCTCCCCCCAATGGCCCAATACCACGCTAGTAAACTCGCCGCCCATAAAGTCACCCTCGACTTCCACTCCACCAACTCCCCGACCTTCGACATAATAACCCTTCACCCCGTCTTCGTCTACGGCCGCAGTCTCGTCCAGGAAACCGCCGATCAACTCAGCGGATCCTGCGGCGGGCTCTTCCAATCTCTCTTTTCCGAGACGCCGAGCTTCCCGCAGTTCAATGGCGTGCatgttgatgatgttgcGGATGCGCATGTAAAGGTTCTGGATGATGGTGTGAAGGGGTTTAGGTCGTATTTGTTGGCGGCGGAGACGAGGTCTTGGGGGGATGTTAGGCGGTTTTTGGAGGGGAGGTATCCgggggttgggtttgggttgaagggtggtggtgatggggtTGGGTATAGGGTTGATGCGGGGAGGGCGGAGAGGGAGTTGGGGATTGTGTTTAGGGGGTTGGAGAGTATGgttggggatgttgttgatcAGCAGTTTGAGTTGAGGGGTGGGATTTAG
- a CDS encoding putative metallo-beta-lactamase domain protein, whose protein sequence is MRFTTAEDPYSTSKAINEMSSLRAAVYIAPPTPFKTPGKGSGGGLWSPISCTLVYSATEAVLVDTPITIKQTQDLIAWIDRIAPKRKLSYIYITHGHGDHFFGLPLLLQRFPEAKPVATAATVQHMKQQVEEKNYQTQWESRFPGEIARPFVLAQPLPESNEFKLQDRWLFQAIEVGHSDTYDSTALWVPDLRLAVCGDVVYGQVHQMLFEANTTAKREEWIRAVEKIEALDPLYVVPGHCQEGEVLGRWHLANTKQYIRDFAKVLEKKPKSPREIVEAMTKLYPDRYNTGALIMGAMGYFQALKESRI, encoded by the exons ATGCGGTTCACTACAGCGGAAg ATCCATACTCCACGAGCAAAGCCATCAACGAAATGTCCTCCCTCCGCGCAGCCGTATACATCGCCCCACCAACTCCCTTCAAAACACCTGGAAAAGGAAGCGGCGGTGGTCTCTGGTCCCCCATTTCCTGTACCCTGGTCTACTCGGCCACCGAGGCCGTGCTGGTGGACACGCCCATCACCATCAAACAGACGCAGGACCTGATCGCCTGGATCGACCGCATCGCGCCGAAGCGGAAGCTGTCATACATTTATATCACGCACGGTCATGGCGATCACTTCTTCGGTCTTCCACTACTGCTTCAGCGCTTCCCAGAGGCGAAGCCGGTGGCTACGGCCGCCACAGTGCAGCATATGAAGCAGCaggtcgaggagaagaacTATCAGACACAATGGGAATCGCGATTCCCGGGAGAGATCGCGAGACCATTCGTCTTGGCGCAGCCGCTGCCGGAAAGCAATGAGTTTAAGCTGCAGGACAGATGGCTTTTCCAGGCTATCGAGGTTGGCCACTCGGACACTTACGATTCCACCGCGTTGTGGGTCCCCGACCTGCGACTGGCCGTTTGTGGAGATGTAGTGTATGGGCAGGTACACCAAATGCTGTTTGAGGCTAATACCACCGCCAAGCGCGAGGAGTGGATTAGagcggtggagaagatcgaagCTCTGGATCCATTGTATGTGGTACCTGGCCATTGCCAGGAGGGAGAGGTTTTGGGCCGCTGGCACCTCGCCAACACAAAGCAGTATATCAGAGATTTTGCGAAAGTGCtagagaagaagccgaagtcTCCTAGGGAAATTGTGGAAGCGATGACCAAGCTGTATCCCGATCGATACAACACTGGTGCACTTATAATGGGTGCTATGGGCTATTTTCAGGCATTAAAGGAATCTCGAATTTGA
- a CDS encoding putative AT DNA binding protein has product MDGGMQLQTYEGFGDPDVPLLPWDEIYQKVLLSPRFRPSLLESSLATSQLTSLLSASSYPIPEPYYPHGQFPPEGYSAPLPSPNDFLFPGSSADRERVMNLDRRTPPNDTQRPTQNAQKTTKRQLNESTGAPTSKKRGRPRKTLDTRMGEDPEERRRMQIRLAQRAYRSRKEANITSLKGRISQLEATLEKMSSAVVSFSDNLVQSGALSSHPDIASHLRDTVQTCLALAKEASKDGEPESPDTSSHGEETTSSSAGPDGTPTDQNTSPSTHAEQTTPPESGPSKPISPPLSEPLEPSAMDIPLFIEQLHLACVYQGYLVLSNPSVPMSRIERPFRFLFTLMDRPHLTAAFEALLHAKLSQKRLEECYAGVPFFKLGGAGTHYVRSTGQPQEGERPLCRYQQWTTIHDPLARFSPDIRKEMEGDWFDMQDLAGYLREKGVLLFSSAPSETDRKSSRTAINVTRFTQTLISRGICLGRTPGFRRSDVDNALRASVWT; this is encoded by the exons ATGGATGGAGGAATGCAGCTCCAGACGTACGAGGGTTTTGGTGATCCCGACGTCCCTCTCCTGCCGTGGGATGAGATTTACCAGAAAGTTTTGTTATCTCCACGCTTCCGACCGTCGCTGCTGGAGAGCTCTCTCGCAACCTCACAGCTCACCTCCCTCCTGTCCGCCTCTTCATATCCCATCCCCGAGCCATATTATCCGCACGGACAGTTTCCACCGGAGGGCTACAGCGCTCCCTTACCCTCGCCCAATGACTTTCTATTTCCAGGGTCCTCCGCGGACCGAGAGCGCGTTATGAATTTGGACCGACGGACTCCACCGAATGACACGCAACGGCCGACTCAGAATGCCCAGAAAACAACGAAACGTCAACTGAACGAGTCAACTGGTGCACCGACCTCTAAGAAGCGTGGTCGCCCGCGTAAAACGTTGGATACTCGAATGGGCGAGGACCCGGAAGAA CGACGTCGAATGCAGATCCGCCTGGCACAGCGAGCTTACCGTTCACGTAAGGAAGCCAACATCACCTCCCTCAAGGGTCGTATCTCTCAATTGGAAGCGACATTGGAGAAAATGAGCTCGGCAGTCGTTTCCTTCAGCGATAATCTGGTCCAATCGGGGGCTCTCTCCTCGCATCCCGACATCGCGAGCCATTTACGCGATACAGTGCAAACATGTTTGGCGTTGGCAAAGGAGGCCAGCAAGGATGGCGAACCCGAGAGCCCGGATACATCATCGCACGGCGAGGAAACCACGTCAAGTTCAGCGGGACCGGACGGTACGCCAACAGATCAAAATACGAGCCCGAGTACTCATGCCGAACAGACCACTCCCCCCGAGAGTGGACCATCAAAGCCTATTTCCCCTCCCCTGTCCGAGCCATTAGAGCCATCTGCTATGGATATTCCTCTTTTCATCGAACAATTACACCTGGCTTGTGTATATCAAGGGTACTTGGTGCTCTCGAATCCGTCCGTTCCTATGTCTCGCATAGAACGACCGTTCCGGTTCCTTTTCACACTCATGGACCGCCCTCATCTGACTGCAGCATTCGAAGCATTGTTGCACGCTAAATTGAGCCAGAAACGATTAGAAGAATGCTATGCGGGGGTCCCGTTCTTCAAACTTGGGGGTGCTGGCACCCACTATGTACGATCCACCGGCCAACCTCAGGAAGGTGAAAGGCCTTTATGCCGATACCAGCAATGGACCACGATCCACGATCCTCTCGCGCGGTTTTCACCCGACATCagaaaggaaatggaggGAGATTGGTTTGACATGCAAGACTTGGCGGGTTATCTGCGCGAGAAAGGAGTGCTTCTGTTCTCCTCTGCCCCTTCAGAAACGGACCGAAAGTCGTCACGGACGGCCATTAACGTTACCCGTTTCACGCAAA CTCTGATTAGTAGAGGCATATGTTTGGGGCGCACACCGGGATTCCGACGCTCCGATGTAGACAATGCTCTGCGCGCCTCGGTATGGACATGA
- a CDS encoding phosphoserine aminotransferase, translated as MKREDITYMGAGPAALPTDVLAQAAEALQNYEQTGLGIAEHSHRSEIAANILNTMKANLTSFLDVPSNYEILMMQGGGSGQFDATVYNIVSAWVEKQRQKIVNELGEASEDDVVRELRKKVESELRLDYLVTGSWSSKASQEAIRLLGPEYVNIASDSRKVNDGKFGKIADESTWKLSLKPTMVYMCDNETVDGVEYPNFPKVLEPTGSEEEPFVVGDFSSNILSRRIPIKNYSIVFFGAQKNLGCAGVTGVIIRKDLLVSCPPTILRKLGLPIAPTILDYCVTAKNNSLYNTLPIFDVYLAGQVLKKLLATFPDKVDGQQAEAQKKADMIYEAADAYPEVYKVVPDKSVRSRMNVCFRVIKGGNVDEAEKAFLKGAVERGITGLKGHRSVGGIRASNYNAIPVSGAEKLVAYLKEYAQA; from the exons ATGAAGAGAGAGGATATCACCTACATGGGTGCCGGCCCTGCGGCCCTGCCCACCGATGTCTTAGCCCAAGCTGCCGAAGCTCTGCAGAACTATGAGCAGACCGGCCT GGGTATCGCCGAACATAGCCACCGCAGCGAGATCGCGGCCAACATTTTGAACACCATGAAGGCCAACCTTACCAGCTTCCTCGATGTCCCCTCGAACTACGAGATCTTGATGATGCAGGGTGGAGGATCAGGCCAATTCGATGCGACAGTGTACAACATCGTTTCTGCTTGGGTTGAGAAACAGCGCCAGAAGATCGTGAATGAGCTCGGTGAAGCTAGCGAGGATGACGTGGTCCGGGAGCTCCGTAAGAAGGTTGAGTCGGAGCTGCGATTGGATTACTTGGTCACGGGATC ATGGTCATCAAAGGCTAGTCAGGAGGCGATCCGCCTGCTGGGACCCGAATACGTCAACATTGCCAGTGACTCCCGGAAAGTCAACGATGGCAAGTTCGGCAAGATTGCCGATGAATCGACATGGAAGCTGAGCCTCAAGCCCACCATGGTCTACATGTGTGACAACGAAACGGTAGATGGTGTCGAATACCCCAACTTCCCCAAGGTTCTTGAGCCAACCGGTTCGGAGGAGGAACCATTCGTGGTGGGAGATTTCTCTTCAAACATCCTCTCTAGACGTATCCCAATTAAG AATTATTCCATCGTGTTCTTTGGAGC CCAAAAAAATCTGGGCTGTGCCGGAGTTACTGGAGTCATCATCCGGAAGGACCTGCTGGTCTCGTGCCCTCCCACGATTCTTCGCAAGCTCGGACTGCCCATTGCTCCCACAATCCTTGACTACTGCGTAACCGCAAAGAACAACAGTCTCTACAACACTCTCCCGATCTTCGA TGTTTACTTGGCAGGCCAAGTTCTCAAGAAGCTGCTGGCTACCTTCCCCGATAAGGTGGACGGACAACAGGCCGAGGcccagaagaaggccgatATGATCTATGAGGCGGCGGACGCGTATCCTGAAGTGTACAAGGTCGTGCCCGACAAGAGTGTGCGCTCCCGCATGAACGTTTGCTTCCGTGTGATCAAG GGAGGCAATGTCGAtgaggccgagaaggcctTTTTGAAGGGAGCCGTTGAGCGCGGCATCACTGGGCTGAAGGGCCACCGCAGTGTCGGAG GTATCCGGGCGTCCAACTACAACGCCATTCCCGTTTCGGGAGCCGAGAAGCTAGTTGCGTATCTGAAGGAATACGCACAAGCGTAG